Within Wyeomyia smithii strain HCP4-BCI-WySm-NY-G18 chromosome 2, ASM2978416v1, whole genome shotgun sequence, the genomic segment AGTTCCCGATACCGCTGAGTGCGCCCGAACTGGTCTTCTTCGAAAGTGGGTCCAGctcttgtgaattttgctgtCACAGATGGATTAAATTCATAATTCGGTGTCGGTACAGCTGCTGGGCGGCCCGGATACGTAGGAGActgcaaaaagaaaaaagaaaacgatcttGTGCTGTTGCAACTTGAGCATAATTCAAGAATCTTACATCTGGTGAACTTCTATTGTAATAGTTATCTTTTTCCAACTCATCTTGTGTCAATGaaagattcatttttttgtCTTCAAAATCAATGTCTTGTTCCTTGCGTTTGGTGGCTTTGCGCATCATTTCTTTTGCAGTTCGCAAACCTCGTTCCCACGCACTCTCTGTTACCGGTTCGGTTACTCGTACTGGTGGTGGCAATGCTGCACCGCCGCCTCCATAAGCTAAAGCATGATGTGAAGGCATGTGGTGCATTGGGGGCCTTTCAATACGATAATCTTGTGGATAGATTACGGGATGTGCTGCATACGGCGGAGGTTGATGCGGAATCGGAACCGGGCGAACCATATCGAACATAGTGTAATTACCTTTATCCGTTACACCTGGGTGTAGAAAACGGCAGCTCATTCCCCAGGTACACTGACCGCGGGTATAGAATCTGCACACTGGCTTCGGTTCAGTCTCCTCTGGGCGTTTTTCATCTTCGTCGGATACCTCTCCTTCTTCTAGTTCTTCACCTTCCTCCAGCTCAACTTCGgaagtttttctttttttctctactTCGGGTGCTTGTATTGGGATTCGAGTACTATCCGACCTATCCGCCTCTTTCGGTGGATCGTTGCATTCTCCTTCTTCAGCCTCGAAGTCCAAGGCATCTTCGTCATTTTTTGAATCCATCAGGGCTCCATCCATTAGATTATCATGAGCTAGAAAATAGTAATGTGAAATTCATATATTTATGTCATGTAATAATCCTATATGCTCACATCTAGAAGAGCCATTAACTTGTTGTTTATCTTCCATATTTCTGagttgatttttcttttcttctagtTTTTGACGCAAGTCAGTAATTTTCATTTTGTCATTGTCTCGTGATAAAATTTCCTCTTGTTCcaaccctgtttcttttctgGTCGTTGGAATCACACGGTCATCTTCTTCTACATCTCCACCCTTGTCGCTATCGCGTTCGCTTTCTTTCTCGTCATCTGGTTCGTTTTCGCTCTCTAGGCTGACATCGCTGAGATCTTCATGACTCATATCAAGCGCATCCTTAACGGTACCACTTCCGGCAACAGGAATATCACTGTCTTCCAACTTACTACTTACTGCGGAATTACTCTTATCCTTATCTTCACGATCTGAGTCCATGTCGCAATCGGAGATTTCTTCTCCTCTTAACTTTTCGCTAAGATTGGACGCACTTGAATGTCGAGACAAGCGACGACGATCATGCGGCGAGCCGTCAGATCGGTTCGAATTTCTAGAACCTGACCGAGACCGATTGAAGCGGAGACCACCGTCGTCCTCTGGAGAACCACTGCGGCTCCGTAACGGTGATTTTGGGGGTGGTGAATTGCGAGAATTCTCCGCACTACGGAACGAGGGTGAATTGGATCGTGATGGTGCATCCTCGTAATTTTTCGGGCTGGATGGTGGGCTACCATTCTTTTTATTACCTAGCGGACTAAGCACCGGGGTGTTGGATCGCGAGCGTGAGCCTGATCGTGATTGCGACCCAGAACGGGACCGAAGCGATGGTGATCTCGAACGGGATTGCGATCGAGACCGCGAATGGGAAATGCGAGCGTCAACGCTTTCTTCTTGCGTTTTAGACACATCGTCAACTGTTCCCACAGGACTGGACGGATTGTCCGAGTCGGAGCTATTCGAAGCCGACGAACCTGGTCGGGAATCGTCACTGTCCATTTAGATGGCTGGAACGTAAAATTGAGACTGTTACCATATGCACAATGCTTATGACGAAAGCGTTGGTGATAGTGTTGTGGGTTATTATTAATGCGAAAAGATTTTATGACTTGTAATGATCCTTTTCAAAATGACGTTCTCAACGTGTGAGTTTTCAaggattgaaaaagtttatcATATAAAAGGAATTGATACTTTTATTGTGTACCTGATTATCTTCTGAGTTATCAATTTACGCAATTATATAACGCAGATTCATAATAGCTAATACATActactgaaaacaattttttagtcAGTTTATTAATCGAAAAAAGTAACTTAACCGTGGAATAAGCTACTTGAGGCTATTAAACCATCAACATaaacaaaatatacaattttacaaacaaaataaTTAGCTTGAATATCAATCATTCCAAAAGAAAATGGTAGTGGTAAAAAAACTTTACTTTAGATTCACTTTTTTGCAATTATTTTGCACATTTGTACGCAGATTGTTTTCCGATTTCTATTTGATGGCTTTTTTCAGTGAGTGAAGTGTTCCGCCGATCGAGCGTCCACATCCGCATTACATAAACCAAATGACCAATATTGGTATGCATTAAATCTCTCGTGAATAACGCTTGAAGACTTCAACATTTATGGCCGAAAAAGTACCATCAGGTCAGTATTCATATATGAATTGAGTAATAAAATATATCCATATCATCACAATTCTAGTAcaaatattccaaaaatcaaTAAGCATTTAAAATTTCAGGATGTTTTTTGAGTTCACCCATTACCAGTGGATTTATAATCATTAATTTCACATCTATTCCTGTTGGCAGTTCTTTATCCTTCCCCGGTTTACACcacaaaatgatgttttcaatgCATGGCCATCAGTTTCTCGAGGATTACAGgttgacaaaaaagttttcaaaccagttttttttgattttccttgaaatgaagaataattcatcctgatttttttttagccCACAGTACGCAGAATGCGCAACTTAGATGAACGTAACACATAAAATTTCACTTCCACTAAGTGAAAATTAATCTGTTTTAGCGCCAATGAGCCGTTTAAAATCAGAACCAAGGTTcggttgtaatttttttttcttatttgttgAGGATTATGTTGTAATCCTGGTTggcaaatggttggacacgcgtaacttgagaccctaatgtggccattcacctctattcagcaactcctatcccaacctccacgtggtgctgaccggaatacgagtaaccttagcggagatcgggtaaccaaccccggtggaaactatggtcgtatgctgactgggaagggggtcgtacgcggctgtatccccataggggcggtgtacaacagcgtctgacccggagcgggcggctgaattatggaatgctgtatcccgccagctacacctaagatggcagccccatcagcaggatgtaggtatcgcgaccctggtaaggtagcataccgaaacctttcatcaaccacgaacaacgaatttagaaatacggaacggatcaatcggcaaagacctaggctacgaacacggaaaaagattaaggtaaacgattggaaattgggtacttggaacgtccgatctctcaatgaaccggcgcgggctggcttgcttgctcgagaactacagcggcagggagtcgaaatcgcagcgattcaggaggttcggtggccaaattccggagaaagggaattccgtgcagtagaccctattgcacgcacttctttcaagtaccacatctactacagtggcggcaaagcagcggaacggggcgtcggtttcgtagtgctgggaaatcagaaaacaagagtcattcgGTGgagcccgtagatgaccgtatatgcgtgttgaggattaagggcaaattcttcaactacagtttaatcaacacctacgcaccgacaaacgacaaatccgatgaagtcaaagatgagttctatgacaagcttgagcgaatctatgacgagtgcccaaaacacgacgtaaaagtcgtcatcggagacgcaaacgcccaggttgggagggaggaattcttccgtccggtcattggaaggcatagcctccactcgtcaaccaatgaaaacggcatgaggctgataaactttgccgcggcaagaggaatggccatatgtagctcctattttccaggtttgaatattcggaaacacacctggaggtgtgtggtccccgtggctccgtggttagcgatgtcggtcggctagctctcccacacggttgtgatatcgggttcgattcccgatcgagtcgaggatcttttcgagctggaaattttctcgactcagcactggggcacggtgtatcgttgtacttatcctacacatacaaaatgtgccaaaaacaatatcgataacgaattctctcaactaatctagttgatcgagaccgctattagccccaaggctaagcgtgcgatattgttacctggaggcatccaaatggagaagcctgctcccagatcaatcacgtactgattgacggtcggcacttttcggatgttactgatgttaggtcttttcggggaccaaacattgactctgaccattatctcgtcgtttgtaagatccgcgcacggttgtcgaacgtgctgaaatctcgcacagagaggacgacgcgtttcaacattcagcggttgaaagctgatggcgtggcagcagaatacgccagagagctggatcaacgaatcgcagaacagcaggaggaaggagtggaagacataaatgggctgtggaacagtattcacggcgccatcgaaaccagcgttgccaaccttccagtttttttgaaaatcgtcagcgaaacagctgaaggttggaatatttccagtttttttaaaattgttccagttttatgcagttttctgttcatcaacacatttttttaactcattcccattacatgtatggtcttttcagtattttgtgcattcatgcgcctcggttgtaagattttattcgaaatttactcaatttcaagtacgccagtgactataatctccacgtgtaaacaattttctttcagcctttttggttacatgcaataatacggtgcagcatttttgaaccgaaaatcaaataaatttatgtaaaagcttcaaatttatatatccagttttctccagttttttattttgaattcttccagctttttataaaaaaaggttggcatcgctgatcgaaacgactgcgagagaggtggtaggtacgacgcgtggaaaacagcctaacggctggttcgataccgagtgccagagagtgacagatgagaagaaccgtgccaggagccgcatgctcactgcggtcAGAACaaagagaggtacagggtggcaagagctgccgaaaatagaacccaccgtcggaagaagcgcgaatacgaggagcaggtgctcgccagcgcagaggacagctatgctgaaaacgacgtgcggagattttatagaactgtcaacagagtcagaagcaggaatttccctgtgccggtcatgtgtacggacaaggacggcaacctgcttactgataaaccgacggtttcAGCCAGGTGGAatgagcattttcaggcgctattgaacggtgaggagccggatgagcagagcaggaacaggatgacgattatgagtgacgaacaagctgtggagccatcAACACAGAaagaggtgaaaaaggcgattagtgagctgaaaaacagcaaggccgctgggaaggacggtatcccggccgaacttctaaaagcgggaagcgagcggctgtactatgcgatccaccagataatactaagaatctgggcggacgaacaaatgccgaacgactggttggaaggcctcatatgccctatttataagaagggccatcggttggattgtggcaactatcgagggataacgttgctcaactccgcatataaagtgctctcccgtatcctgttcttcagattgagaccgtcaacggaatcctttgttggcgaataccaggctggttttcgacaagggcgttccgcgacggatcaaattttcaccctgcgacagatcctcgataagttccgggagtacaacctATCGacacaccatctgtttgtggacttcagggcggcatacgactcagtgaaaagaaacgagctgtggcagatcatgctggaacacggtttccctacggaactaataaagctgagtcgtatgacactggagggatcaaaatcgtgcgtgcggatagctggcgagacatcagccgcgttcgtaacgttggatggactgaagcagggggatgcgctctccaacctactgtttaacatcgctcttgagggtgcagtacgaagagcaaacgtcgaaagaaacggtacgatcatcacgaaatctcacatgcttcttggttttgcggacgacgtcgatatcatcggtatcaaccgtaaggccgtggaggaggctttcgtaccttttaagagagaagcagcgagattgggacttgtcattaactctgccaaaacgaagtacatggtagctggcagagagcgtgggagtccccgtggtgttggtgctgaggtggagattgatggggaacgatttgaagtggttgacgagttcgtttatcttggtacgcttgtgacatgtgacaacgatatgagccgtgaagtgaaacgacgagtagcagctgcgaacagggctttctacggacttcGTAACCAGccaaggtcccgtagtttgcaaactcgcacaaaactagcgctgtataggacgctgatactcccggtggccctttacggacatgaagcatggacgctgaaggaagctgatcgacgagtgctcggagtttttgagcgtaaagttctgcgatagatacttggcggtaaattggaaggtggagtgtggcgcagacgcatgaatcacgagttgtaccaggtatacaaacatgctgatatactgcccataaacgcataagagtcacactgccaaaaacgtacaactgagtaaaacgcagtagacgcaggtaagccatagcattttttccttcctatggattcaatcaaaggaacaaaaatttaaaataagcattcatccgaggtaaatatatttgtgcagaatacttttatatgcAATAAGGTTATTTTAAGGTCTTTCAACGAAAGTTACCATGATTTTCTGCTAATTGGTTTTAGCTCTCAGCCTGTTATGCGTTTATTCGTAAcgtgggactgaccaaaatcaatttttttttttcattatttcagcaacaaacctaacttttgttgtaaattttcgagagcacacgtaatgtaaagaagtttctaaggtttatctcgaaagtgatgaaaactcacatgggactgttatgcatttatgggcagtatagtgaaggtaatacagcggggcaggcttcagtgggctggacacgtagccagaatgcctgacaagagagccaccaaaactatcttcagtagagaaccaggaagaggccgtcgactccgtggtaagcctcgcacgcggtggaagaagatgcacgatctgctggtgtacggggagactggagaacggctgcccaagacagaagaagctggacatctctaattcgttcggccctagaccggtgaacggtccgttagccaaaaaagtaaagtaaagtaagtatgttGTAATCCTCAGGACTTAGtgtacgtttttttttgtatatatcTATCATGTTTGCAACCGACAACtgtaaaatttgaaacaaaCTATCACTGCTATCACATTCACCTGTgacaaactttacgaaaaagtCGCATCATAATCAGGCACATGTCGATTTGCATGCATTTAGTAGATTGTATTTTATTGAATCTAAAGATTATTAGTTTCTGAAATATACTTAGTTTACTAATCACTTTTTTCACGTCGGAATCACTTACTTCACTTTGTACCTACTTTATTTTTATCCTtctaaccaaaaaatattattgataGTTCCAAGAGAAGCCCTTGGGACTATTTTGATCAATGATATACACTCATTTACCATAATCCAATATCGAAATGAGAAAAAGGTATTTATTTGTTTTCGCATTGCTCCAAACAATCACGTCTTACCTTCACACCCATAACGAGCATAAGCTCACGAGGAATCACTTTCGTACTGCCCATTTTCGGGTTATTATACTTTAATTCACCAATTTTAAACCATTTCATGATTTGAGTATTActagtttttgttttcaataaactATTGCACTTATACAACTTGCCtgctatgaaaaacattccatTCTGTATCACTTTTC encodes:
- the LOC129722930 gene encoding zinc finger CCCH domain-containing protein 18 isoform X2; translated protein: MDSDDSRPGSSASNSSDSDNPSSPVGTVDDVSKTQEESVDARISHSRSRSQSRSRSPSLRSRSGSQSRSGSRSRSNTPVLSPLGNKKNGSPPSSPKNYEDAPSRSNSPSFRSAENSRNSPPPKSPLRSRSGSPEDDGGLRFNRSRSGSRNSNRSDGSPHDRRRLSRHSSASNLSEKLRGEEISDCDMDSDREDKDKSNSAVSSKLEDSDIPVAGSGTVKDALDMSHEDLSDVSLESENEPDDEKESERDSDKGGDVEEDDRVIPTTRKETGLEQEEILSRDNDKMKITDLRQKLEEKKNQLRNMEDKQQVNGSSRSHDNLMDGALMDSKNDEDALDFEAEEGECNDPPKEADRSDSTRIPIQAPEVEKKRKTSEVELEEGEELEEGEVSDEDEKRPEETEPKPVCRFYTRGQCTWGMSCRFLHPGVTDKGNYTMFDMVRPVPIPHQPPPYAAHPVIYPQDYRIERPPMHHMPSHHALAYGGGGAALPPPVRVTEPVTESAWERGLRTAKEMMRKATKRKEQDIDFEDKKMNLSLTQDELEKDNYYNRSSPDSPTYPGRPAAVPTPNYEFNPSVTAKFTRAGPTFEEDQFGRTQRYRELPSHRMPQYEDDDPTKRNRTRATREVIVQRADEWSDPWMRSKSPGRGEKRSVRRERRSYSNSSSYTSSSSSSRSGSSSESSRSPSPTTRRNRYDSHRSKDSDRHNTTHVRKVIRTRSSSISPKRSKYSPVRKVSPVVSKKRNPSPLPDKRAIEKAVSTKRKKQASPARKVSTEKRRKRSSSSGSGSSDSSDSGSESSYSSSSSTSSRGKTTSKKSKVPEKSSKSAELKKSASDSKPNAQVIPPSSAALEKAAASANASKKSSRREELLKQLRAVEEAIARKRTKIV
- the LOC129722930 gene encoding zinc finger CCCH domain-containing protein 18 isoform X1, producing MDSDDSRPGSSASNSSDSDNPSSPVGTVDDVSKTQEESVDARISHSRSRSQSRSRSPSLRSRSGSQSRSGSRSRSNTPVLSPLGNKKNGSPPSSPKNYEDAPSRSNSPSFRSAENSRNSPPPKSPLRSRSGSPEDDGGLRFNRSRSGSRNSNRSDGSPHDRRRLSRHSSASNLSEKLRGEEISDCDMDSDREDKDKSNSAVSSKLEDSDIPVAGSGTVKDALDMSHEDLSDVSLESENEPDDEKESERDSDKGGDVEEDDRVIPTTRKETGLEQEEILSRDNDKMKITDLRQKLEEKKNQLRNMEDKQQVNGSSRSHDNLMDGALMDSKNDEDALDFEAEEGECNDPPKEADRSDSTRIPIQAPEVEKKRKTSEVELEEGEELEEGEVSDEDEKRPEETEPKPVCRFYTRGQCTWGMSCRFLHPGVTDKGNYTMFDMVRPVPIPHQPPPYAAHPVIYPQDYRIERPPMHHMPSHHALAYGGGGAALPPPVRVTEPVTESAWERGLRTAKEMMRKATKRKEQDIDFEDKKMNLSLTQDELEKDNYYNRSSPDSPTYPGRPAAVPTPNYEFNPSVTAKFTRAGPTFEEDQFGRTQRYRELPSHRMPQYEDDDPTKRNRTRATREVIVQRADEWSDPWMRSKSPGRGEKRSVRRERRSYSNSSSYTSSSSSSRSGSSSESSRSPSPTTRRNRYDSHRSKDSDRHNTTHVRKVIRTRSSSISPKRSKYSPVRKVSPVVSKKRNPSPLPDKRAIEKAVSTKRKKQASPARKVSTEKRRKRSSSSGSGSSDSSDSGSESSYSSSSSTSSRGKTTSKKSKVPEKSSKSGQASKKAELKKSASDSKPNAQVIPPSSAALEKAAASANASKKSSRREELLKQLRAVEEAIARKRTKIV